The proteins below come from a single Pseudocalidococcus azoricus BACA0444 genomic window:
- a CDS encoding iron uptake porin, with protein MSRILWKLLATTPVLALGVGSGVYATEANSSLLQLTPGELNSAPTSLTTLPAQPVVNLAQNLPTMRSAPSVSSLEADPLAGTLAPAPTSTQTQTQSAVGTRSRQSIPQVTSVSQLSDVRPTDWAYQALASLVEKYGCIAGYPDGTFRGNRALTRYEMAAALNACLDVVSDRFATKEDLAALQRLAQEFANELALVKGRVDNLEGRTSNLEATQFATLTKLNATVIFNTSDILSGQVANPPGTGPGGSSLAGRNIVDNTVVSNRVRLNFDTSFTGSDLLRIRIQSGNVVNYSALSPSGSSGGILNASGLAGTNAARLAYDGTTNGFELHKLFYRFSPVKNLTVIADANAGAYEDNMFTFNPFFQSSDTGALSRFGRFNPIYRIYGSNPAGATINYKFAENKEAGTSADFTLAYLGGGTNTASFNRSPANPNPPGGLFGDSFSALAQISVRPIKDLALGVTYVRAFGVDPSGGTGTSGYTGAANNPTGSATATGGVGNVTSDNVGFQFTYKVIPQFTLSGWAGYSSVNQSQGSNVGRNASLVNWAITAAAPDLWQKGDVAGLIFGQPPQTISTNYTVNNGVTAFNMYHLEGFYRFQMSRNISVAPGIITIFNPNNNTANAPIVLGVIRTTFQF; from the coding sequence ATGTCCCGTATTTTGTGGAAGCTACTAGCCACGACTCCAGTCCTAGCCTTGGGTGTGGGAAGTGGTGTTTATGCAACCGAAGCTAACTCAAGCCTTTTACAACTAACCCCTGGGGAATTAAATTCTGCCCCCACCAGCCTAACCACATTGCCAGCGCAGCCTGTAGTTAATCTGGCCCAGAACCTGCCCACAATGCGTTCTGCCCCTTCTGTTTCATCACTAGAAGCCGATCCATTGGCTGGTACTCTTGCCCCCGCCCCCACATCAACTCAAACCCAAACCCAATCGGCTGTTGGCACACGCTCACGACAGTCAATCCCCCAAGTCACCTCTGTGAGCCAGTTGTCTGATGTCCGCCCTACGGATTGGGCCTATCAAGCTTTAGCCTCCTTAGTTGAGAAATATGGCTGTATTGCGGGTTATCCAGATGGTACATTCCGCGGTAATCGTGCTCTAACCCGTTATGAAATGGCTGCGGCTCTCAATGCCTGCTTGGATGTGGTCAGTGATCGGTTTGCAACTAAAGAAGACTTGGCAGCCCTGCAACGCCTGGCCCAAGAATTTGCCAACGAACTAGCCTTGGTCAAGGGTCGGGTTGATAATCTGGAAGGCCGGACTTCCAACCTAGAAGCCACTCAGTTTGCAACCTTGACAAAGTTAAATGCCACTGTCATCTTCAACACCTCTGATATCTTGAGTGGACAAGTGGCTAACCCACCTGGAACCGGACCAGGTGGCAGTAGTTTGGCAGGACGTAACATTGTTGACAACACAGTTGTTAGCAATCGTGTTCGTTTAAACTTTGATACTAGTTTTACTGGTTCTGATTTACTGCGCATTCGTATTCAGTCTGGCAATGTCGTGAACTACTCAGCCTTGAGCCCATCTGGCTCTAGTGGTGGCATTCTTAATGCCTCTGGTTTGGCGGGAACAAATGCTGCTCGGTTGGCTTATGACGGAACAACTAATGGATTTGAGCTACACAAGTTGTTCTATCGCTTCTCACCGGTGAAGAACCTAACAGTAATCGCTGATGCCAATGCCGGGGCCTACGAAGATAATATGTTTACCTTCAACCCCTTTTTCCAATCAAGTGATACGGGTGCTTTATCTCGGTTTGGGCGGTTCAACCCGATTTATCGTATTTACGGTTCTAACCCTGCTGGAGCTACAATCAACTACAAATTCGCTGAAAACAAGGAAGCTGGCACAAGTGCTGACTTCACCTTGGCCTACTTGGGTGGTGGTACGAATACAGCAAGCTTTAACCGTAGTCCCGCCAACCCTAACCCCCCTGGAGGTCTCTTTGGTGATTCCTTTAGTGCGTTAGCTCAGATTTCTGTTCGCCCAATTAAAGATCTCGCCTTAGGTGTTACCTACGTTCGAGCCTTTGGGGTTGATCCTAGTGGCGGCACAGGAACATCTGGCTATACTGGGGCAGCTAACAATCCAACTGGTTCCGCTACTGCTACGGGTGGAGTTGGTAATGTTACCTCGGATAACGTTGGTTTCCAATTCACCTATAAGGTTATTCCTCAGTTCACCCTTTCTGGTTGGGCTGGCTATTCCAGCGTGAATCAGTCCCAAGGTTCCAACGTTGGTCGGAATGCTTCCTTAGTGAACTGGGCAATTACAGCTGCTGCACCTGATTTGTGGCAGAAGGGTGACGTGGCTGGTTTGATCTTTGGGCAACCCCCCCAAACCATCAGCACTAATTACACGGTTAACAATGGTGTGACTGCCTTTAATATGTACCACTTGGAAGGCTTCTATCGGTTCCAAATGAGCCGGAACATCTCCGTTGCCCCTGGGATCATTA